The window ggtttaatatgatgtcggcccaccctttgcagctataacagcttcaactcttctgtgaaggctttccacaaggtttaggagtgttaaTGGTaatttttttgaccattcttccagaagcacatttgtgaggtcagatactgatgttggacgaggaGGCCTGCCTCACAGTCTCCACACGCAGTcttgttggaacaggaaggggccatccccaaactgttcccacaagaTTGAGagaatgaaattgtccaaattgtcttggtatgctgaagcattcagagttcctttaactggaactaaggggccgagcccagcttctgaaaaacaaccccacgccataatcccccctccaccaaactttacacttggcacaatggagacagacaagtactgttctcctggcaattgccaaacccagacttgtccatcagattgccagaggGAAAGgcatgatttgtcactccagagaacacgtctccactgctctagtaTCCAGtagtggcgtgctttacaccactgcatccaacactatgcacctcagcatccactgaccccgcgctgtcattttatgtggcctactgctttgagttgctgtcgttcccaatcacttccacttagttataataccactaacatttgactgtagaatatttagtagtgaggaaatttcagaaCTGGACTTGtcgcacaggtggcatcctatcacggtaccacgctggaattcactgagctcctgagagcgacccattttttttcactgatgtttgtagaagcagtctgcatgcctaggtgcttggtttatacacctgtggccatggaagtgattggaacacctgaattcagtgatatGGTTGGGTGAgcgaatacttctggcaatatagtgtaggtgTGTGTAAGAATGGCCCTCAATGAGGCAGCTCCTTTACCTAAATTACACCGTTTCCAGTAGTTCAAGTGTATTGGAAGCCGATTGCTTATTGCCATAAGAAACGGAAACAGTCCTGACCTGATttaacctgattttttttttctgtttctttgcccGCTGTGCACAGATGGCTCACAGGCTGCTGCTACGTAGACTCTGGACGCTCTCTGTGAAAGATACCCTCTGCCTCCCCAAGTCCACTGCCACAGTCACTTCCTCTTCATTTTCCACATCCCTTCACTCCACAACCCGGATCTCCTTCCTGTCTCCATCACGCAGTCTGCCTCGTGCCCTTCCTCACACCTCTCGCCGGGAAGTCTCCTTCAATGTTCAGGACAACGAGGACTTCACAGAGAGGGTCATCAACAGCGAGCTGCCTGTGCTAGTGGACTTCCATGCACAGTGAGTGTTTCAGGGAGGGATGACTGGCAATAACAGACAGCACAAGCAGACTAATTGTATTGAAGTACCGACTAATTGGTTTCTAATTGTAGACTGAAAGGAAAGACACAAAGAACATTGcaaatgtctttgtttttcagtccCATCATCTTGAATATTTTACTCTGGCTAGCTTGGTGCTAGAGCTCCAGACAGTTATGCAGATATAgatttgttttgcaaatattgaTGATATTCAACTCTGCAGAGTTCAGTCAGTGAGTGCTGATGTGTGGCTGCCATTTGCATACACTCAccatagggaaaaaaaaaactttttccacaGCTGTCCTGTCTCTTTAAAAGATGTATAGCATGTGTGTTGCtgttaaaaatatacatacactgCTGACCAAGGGGCTTAAACTCTCAAGTCCACAACAGCTGCTCAAAGGTCCACGGTATACACAGCATGTCCCACAGATGGGTCTTCATCTTCACAGCTTTTAGATTGTTTGACATTAATTCACTGAACACCACAGGCCTTTTTCACTGAAGACAATTACAGGGAagaattatttttactgttaGCGCTCCCATCTCCCAcagcagttattaaaaaaaaacaaaaaaaacgctGTCCTACTTTTGTGTTCCCTTGTAATAcgatactgtgcaaaagtcttgagtctgGAGCACACTATatgttgctaggaaaatgggaaatgcatgcagtgatttattgaaacacaaaaacatacatggaaatacaggatATCAGGCAAAAGTttatacaattctaacaagtcaatatttggtgtgaccacctttattcttcagcacagtctgaactctctgaggcagctttcttctcatttctttaagcagtcttcaggaatagttctccaggcttcttgaaggacattcaaagctcttctttggctgtttctgccttttgttctgttctcaggatgatcccacactgcttcagtaatgttgaagtcCGGGCTCGGaagaggccaatccatgactgatggtgtgccattgtgtgtttttacacacctgcttttactgcatcggcagtgtgtttgggatcactgtcatgctgaaaagtgaagctgttaccaatcagacactttccagatgttaCTGCATGCAAGATCAAAATCTGCATTGATAATTCCATCAGTtgtgacaagatctccaacaccccCGTCTGAGATGCAGCTCCAAACCGTAACAgaacctccaccgtgttttacagatggctgtggacgctcactgttgtacctcctctgtacatactgaaaGTATAGAGAACTG is drawn from Archocentrus centrarchus isolate MPI-CPG fArcCen1 chromosome 8, fArcCen1, whole genome shotgun sequence and contains these coding sequences:
- the txn2 gene encoding thioredoxin, mitochondrial, which gives rise to MAHRLLLRRLWTLSVKDTLCLPKSTATVTSSSFSTSLHSTTRISFLSPSRSLPRALPHTSRREVSFNVQDNEDFTERVINSELPVLVDFHAQWCGPCKILGPRLEKAVAKQKGRVAMAKVDIDDHTDLAIEYGVSAVPTVIAMRGGDVVDHFVGIKDDDELDSFVSKVIGQ